One Eremothecium cymbalariae DBVPG#7215 chromosome 2, complete sequence DNA window includes the following coding sequences:
- the SUV3 gene encoding ATP-dependent RNA helicase SUV3 (similar to Ashbya gossypii AGL240W) → MLNRAVVQTTAQIILRFSWSRTYIKRASLLPFQREDWFVKHHKFKQLPPAELKGLNEIKLIFQKKPSNIYTTNRTFRNALDESLLNIYNSEIHAFDKVELRAKRNTWKLLREELYKQLNLPSASKNYCFNLKDALSPQCTSELLLQLMHIDQISQGQWDSIIGGSSISKVQIYTHILRNHFNHIYEKEVLPFAHPSLSSKQKGLDISNPSEWYSGARKLKRKIVMHLGPTNSGKTYNALEKLKKATRGYYAGPLRLLAREVYDKFKQQNIRCNLLTGEEIINDLDHIGNKAGLTSGTVEMIPLNQEFDVVVLDEIQMLADEQRGWAWTNAFLGARSSEVHLCGERSVLPLIQKLVKITGDDLIVNEYSRLGKLVIESEPLSLGFSGLKKGDCLISFSKRKILNLKLKVERCTNYKVSVIYGSLPPETRIKQANMFNSGHSDILIASDAVGMGLNLSIKRIVFTESSKWNGAEMQPLEDPIIKQIGGRAGRYKPKDNSDVNPSKGYVTGLDDEILSAVRSGINAPITYLSSAIIWPTEEIITSALAKYQPGTKFSTLIENFNRDVTTKSNNLYTLADSSKKIEFIREYEKIEGLSLRDLIKLSYAPIRDSPLLKTTFLKFCHTIAKKQTKSLLNYALPLDKLNSKYIKNEDVALDFYEELHHIVMMFMWLNIRYPEYFIDRESAIDIKNHCEYIIYKKLEILSKNPYKKNLHTLGYTRRPNRRFLKKL, encoded by the coding sequence ATGCTTAATCGTGCTGTAGTTCAAACTACAGCACAGATAATATTACGTTTTTCATGGTCTAGAACCTACATAAAGCGGGCATCTTTACTTCCCTTTCAGAGAGAAGATTGGTTTGTTAAACACCACAAGTTTAAACAGCTGCCACCTGCAGAATTAAAAGGGTTGAACGAAATCAAACTTATATTTCAGAAGAAACCcagtaatatatatacaaccAATCGAACATTTCGGAACGCGTTAGATGAGTCCTTACTAAACATTTATAATTCTGAAATCCATGCATTTGATAAAGTGGAGCTGCGAGCCAAAAGAAATACATGGAAACTATTAAGAGAAGAGCTGTACAAGCAATTAAACTTACCATCTGCCTCCAAAAACTATTGTTTTAACTTAAAAGATGCTCTAAGCCCTCAGTGTACTTCAGAATTACTTTTACAGTTAATGCATATAGACCAAATTTCCCAAGGACAGTGGGATTCAATTATCGGTGGCAGCAGTATTTCTAAGGTCCAAATTTACACGCATATATTAAGGAACCACTTTAACCATATTTATGAAAAGGAAGTTCTTCCTTTTGCACATCCATCTCTTTCTTCCAAACAAAAAGGACTGGATATAAGCAACCCATCTGAATGGTATTCTGGTGCGCGTAAATTGAAGCGTAAAATAGTAATGCATCTGGGTCCAACAAACTCTGGAAAGACATATAATGCTCTcgaaaaattaaagaaggCCACTAGAGGATACTATGCAGGGCCATTAAGGTTACTCGCAAGGGAAGTATACGATAAATTTAAGCAGCAGAATATACGTTGTAATTTATTGACTGGTGAGGAAATCATTAATGATCTAGATCATATTGGGAATAAAGCAGGATTGACATCGGGTACTGTTGAAATGATCCCCCTGAACCAAGAATTCGATGTAGTTGTTTTAGATGAGATACAAATGTTAGCTGATGAACAAAGAGGATGGGCATGGACAAATGCCTTCCTTGGAGCAAGATCATCAGAAGTTCATCTTTGCGGTGAAAGAAGCGTACTTCCATTGATACAAAAACTAGTAAAAATTACCGGTGATGATCTAATAGTTAATGAGTATAGCAGGTTGGGTAAACTGGTTATAGAGTCTGAACCTTTGTCGTTAGGATTTTCAGGGTTAAAAAAGGGTGATTGTCTAATTTCCTTTTCTAAAAGGAAGATTTTAAACCTAAAACTCAAAGTCGAAAGGTGTACAAACTACAAGGTCTCGGTAATTTATGGATCTTTACCTCCCGAAACAAGAATTAAACAGGCTAACATGTTTAACTCTGGACACTCAGATATATTAATCGCTTCAGATGCTGTTGGAATGGGTTTAAATTTATCTATTAAAAGAATCGTTTTTACtgaatcttcaaaatggAACGGTGCTGAAATGCAGCCATTGGAGGACCCaattattaaacaaattggTGGCCGTGCAGGAAGGTATAAACCTAAAGATAACTCTGACGTAAACCCTTCAAAGGGCTATGTCACCGGTTTAGATGACGAAATTTTATCTGCTGTGAGGAGCGGTATTAATGCACCTATAACTTATTTATCATCTGCAATTATTTGGCCAACAGAGGAGATAATCACTAGTGCATTGGCTAAATACCAGCCAGGCACAAAGTTCTCTACAttaatagaaaattttaatCGTGATGTCACTACGAAATCTAATAACCTATACACTTTGGCTGACTCTAGTAAGAAAATTGAATTCATTCGTGAATATGAAAAAATTGAGGGTCTTTCTTTGCGAGATTTGATAAAACTAAGTTATGCACCTATTAGAGATAGTccattattaaaaacaacatttttaaaattctGCCATACAATTGCAAAGAAGCAAACCAAATCATTGTTAAATTATGCCTTACCATTAGATAAattgaattcaaaatatattaagaaTGAAGATGTGGCATTAGACTTCTATGAAGAGTTACATCACATAGTAATGATGTTTATGTGGTTGAACATTCGTTATCCAGAATACTTTATTGACCGCGAATCTGCAATTGATATCAAAAATCATTGTGAATACATTATCtataaaaaattggaaataTTAAGCAAAAACCCCTATAAGAAAAATCTACACACTCTAGGTTATACTAGAAGACCCAATCGAcgctttttaaaaaaattataa
- the TRM44 gene encoding tRNA (uracil) methyltransferase (similar to Ashbya gossypii AGL241W), producing MFDYCVGARSILGDKWVCVYKSTEAVSFKKRHFEDAMNNVIRHPNINSTVILRADILLENHYDVDSSELLSSISNNASVPDGEIQVLLVDDITARTIDTDLDLVIKDELVRRIIPRNPFKDAVINQTCLIHNSKSSQETSMVTYIPHIINEEQCPFYIPAVALVSILLHEGHLSIHYMPFPGHTDLFQDESQRAIRTALRLLNTAVKHSMGSMNGYSKRVNHDVVVDKVLFQDRYIKLKKIYSKWLVDNWVETTDPKKHVFEDIAIAAFLIELWKKVYGEEDTETKFQFRDLGCGNGILCYILIMEGFKGIGIDARQRKSWSIYPESVQNCLKEQVIIPSVLLRPHPDMKGYAPHLEHNANFFPVHLCSSHLIAPATVMYSSADLIQSPHVNITEFPKDTFIIGNHSDELTCWIPLLGYRFIVIPCCSHNLNGAKVRYTVPSEARVRHGNSMYAGLVEHVDYLARAVGWKTEKEMLRIPSTRNAAIIGIDNPELDKFPTQKVYDVILQEGGANGWVQSTMMLMNGPPRSH from the coding sequence ATGTTTGATTACTGTGTGGGTGCTCGGAGTATTCTGGGAGACAAGTGGGTGTGTGTCTACAAAAGTACAGAGGCGGTGTCATTCAAAAAGAGacattttgaagatgctATGAATAATGTGATCAGACATCCAAATATCAACTCCACTGTCATATTAAGGGCAGATATACTATTGGAAAACCATTATGATGTTGACTCATCAGAGCTATTAAGTTCGATATCGAATAACGCTTCAGTTCCTGATGGTGAAATTCAGGTTCTTCTTGTAGATGATATTACAGCAAGAACTATCGACACCGATTTGGATTTAGTTATCAAAGATGAGCTAGTTCGGAGGATaattccaagaaatccATTTAAAGACGCTGTTATAAACCAAACATGTTTGATTCATAATTCTAAATCATCCCAGGAGACTTCTATGGTTACTTATATCCCacatattattaatgaGGAGCAATGTCCATTTTATATTCCGGCGGTTGCTTTGGTAAGCATCTTACTGCATGAAGGGCATCTCTCCATACACTATATGCCATTTCCTGGACACACTGATCTATTTCAAGATGAATCACAACGTGCAATTAGAACGGCATTAAGATTGCTGAATACAGCAGTGAAGCATTCTATGGGATCCATGAATGGGTATTCTAAACGTGTTAATCATGACGTTGTCGTCGACAAAGTTCTATTTCAAGATCGGTACATAAAACTAAAGAAAATTTACTCAAAGTGGTTGGTAGATAACTGGGTTGAAACTACTGACCCGAAGAAGCATGTCTTCGAAGATATCGCCATTGCtgcttttttaattgaatTGTGGAAAAAAGTATATGGTGAAGAGGATACTGAAaccaaattccaattcagaGATTTAGGTTGTGGAAATGGTATTTTATGctatatattaataatggaGGGTTTTAAAGGTATAGGCATTGATGCTAGACAGAGAAAATCATGGTCTATTTATCCGGAAAGTGTTCAGAACTGCTTAAAAGAACAAGTTATAATTCCCTCCGTCCTTCTTAGACCACATCCTGATATGAAAGGATATGCACCACACTTAGAACACAACGCCAACTTTTTCCCAGTGCATCTATGTTCTTCTCACCTAATTGCACCTGCAACGGTAATGTATTCCTCTGCAGACTTAATTCAATCACCTCACGTTAATATTACAGAGTTTCCAAAAGATACCTTTATTATTGGGAACCATTCAGATGAATTAACATGCTGGATTCCATTACTAGGTTATCGTTTCATCGTGATTCCTTGCTGTTCCCATAATCTCAATGGCGCCAAAGTTCGTTACACTGTTCCCAGTGAAGCAAGAGTGAGGCATGGAAACAGTATGTACGCAGGTCTGGTAGAACATGTTGACTACCTTGCGCGAGCCGTTGGTTGGAAGACAGAGAAGGAAATGTTGCGCATTCCAAGTACAAGAAATGCCGCTATAATTGGCATTGATAATCCAGAATTGGATAAATTCCCTACCCAAAAAGTTTATGATGTAATATTACAAGAAGGTGGGGCAAATGGCTGGGTTCAAAGCACTATGATGTTAATGAATGGGCCTCCTAGATCACATTAA
- the PHO85 gene encoding cyclin-dependent serine/threonine-protein kinase PHO85 (similar to Ashbya gossypii AGL242C 1-intron), protein MATTSQFKQLEKLGNGTYATVYKGLNKTTGLYVALKEVKLDSEEGTPSTAIREISLMKELKHENIVRLYDVIHTENKLTLVFEFMDNDLKKFMDSRVDREMPRGLELSLVKYFQWQLLQGVAFCHENRILHRDLKPQNLLINNKGQLKLGDFGLARAFGIPVNTFSSEVVTLWYRAPDVLMGSRSYCTSIDIWSCGCILAEMIMGKALFPGTNDDEQLKLIFETLGTPTEQMWPGASQLPDYNPQIPLYPPKDLKQLLQPTTNEKISDILISLLHGLLQLNPDMRLSAQQALNHHWFEEYR, encoded by the exons ATGGCTACTACGTCTCA ATTTAAGCAACTTGAGAAATTAGGTAACGGAACCTATGCGACGGTATATAAGGGTCTCAACAAGACTACGGGTCTATATGTTGCTCTGAAAGAAGTGAAGTTGGACTCAGAAGAGGGGACGCCTTCGACTGCAATTCGTGAAATTTCGTTAATGAAGGAGCTGAAGCATGAAAATATCGTAAGGTTATATGATGTGATACATACGGAGAACAAGCTAACGCTAGTATTTGAGTTTATGGATAATGACCTGAAGAAGTTTATGGATTCTAGAGTTGATAGAGAGATGCCCCGAGGCTTAGAACTCTCACTGGTGAAGTATTTCCAGTGGCAGCTACTGCAAGGGGTAGCCTTTTGTCATGAAAACCGCATTTTGCATCGTGATTTGAAGCCTCAAAATTTGTTAATTAATAACAAAGGGCAGCTAAAATTAGGTGACTTTGGGCTGGCAAGAGCATTTGGGATTCCCGTAAATACTTTTAGTAGCGAGGTCGTGACGCTCTGGTACCGGGCTCCAGATGTTTTAATGGGCTCCAGGTCCTACTGTACCTCTATCGATATATGGTCCTGCGGCTGCATACTTGCAGAGATGATAATGGGCAAGGCCTTGTTTCCAGGCACTAACGATGATGAACAACTAAAGCTGATTTTCGAAACCCTGGGAACCCCAACAGAGCAGATGTGGCCAGGTGCAAGTCAATTACCAGATTACAACCCACAAATTCCTCTCTACCCACCCAAGGACTTGAAGCAGTTACTTCAGCCAACCACCAACGAAAAGATCAGCGATATTTTGATCAGTTTGTTGCATGGTTTACTGCAATTGAACCCTGATATGAGGCTAAGCGCCCAGCAAGCATTGAATCATCATTGGTTTGAGGAGTATCGTTGA
- a CDS encoding uncharacterized protein (similar to Ashbya gossypii AGL243W): protein MGYVVAGYATRRLRHYDDTVVYYPPFKRVCVGRSMRFEDLPRELIQQIFVISGNRSLAVCSRFLYECLRPRASLIGSFLKANYMHDVNKEVPKTATTMATRIKLLDTDVFNTKVFLGFLNSHHNFLDGLGGLMQISAIYETQRARRVEFEQGGDVFLGVPKPVVNEETGKPALDFPQPFYTHPYIYFCNNIEAKPPIYNQFLLKIHKYFAITQPEYLTDRILHWFFYESQDNYNVNHLLHAINLALHLSSLSVPKFTRMDPMLTLVNHLFVENIPGITKLLLATNETLVSRKYRIVEKFIRKFYKGHEELLSDDTLWQLLNNTKDAELMKLVVSHGGKPRFNMIR from the coding sequence ATGGGGTACGTTGTAGCCGGTTATGCAACAAGACGGTTACGGCACTACGATGACACAGTGGTGTACTATCCTCCATTTAAGCGGGTTTGTGTGGGCAGGAGTATGAGGTTTGAGGATCTTCCTCGTGAGTTGATACAGCAGATATTTGTGATTAGTGGGAACCGGTCACTAGCTGTATGTAGTAGGTTTTTGTACGAGTGTCTCCGACCTAGAGCGTCTTTGATTGGATCATTTTTGAAGGCGAACTATATGCATGATGTCAACAAGGAGGTGCCAAAGACTGCTACTACTATGGCGACGCGCATAAAGCTGCTGGACACGGATGTATTTAATACGAAGGTTTTCCTCGGATTTTTGAACAGTCATCATAATTTTTTGGATGGTCTGGGAGGACTCATGCAGATTTCTGCGATCTACGAGACTCAGAGGGCGAGGAGGGTAGAGTTTGAGCAAGGTGGGGACGTTTTTCTCGGAGTACCGAAACCTGTGGTTAATGAAGAGACGGGGAAACCCGCACTAGACTTCCCCCAGCCCTTTTATACTCACCCTTATATCTATTTTTGCAATAATATTGAGGCGAAACCACCAATATACAATCAGTTTCTGCTCAAGATCCACAAGTACTTTGCGATCACACAACCAGAGTATTTAACGGATCGAATCTTGCATTGGTTTTTTTATGAGAGCCAAGATAACTATAATGTGAATCATTTGCTTCACGCGATCAATCTTGCTTTGCATCTTTCTAGTTTATCGGTCCCAAAATTTACCAGAATGGATCCAATGTTAACCCTAGTAAATCACCTGTTTGTGGAAAATATTCCAGGTATTACCAAACTACTGCTGGCTACGAATGAAACTCTAGTTTCTAGGAAGTAtagaattgttgaaaagttcatcCGCAAATTCTATAAGGGCCATGAAGAATTGTTATCAGACGATACACTGTGGCAGCTATTGAACAATACCAAGGATGCTGAACTGATGAAGCTTGTTGTCAGCCATGGAGGCAAGCCACGTTTCAACATGATACGATAA
- the SVL3 gene encoding Svl3p (similar to Ashbya gossypii AGL244C): MSHLKVLTVGDNPNVLLYTWRLRQARAVDLYHVSGHKVGQKFHVSTSLYGSDYFLIQNQFESLESLKESGGGRVPFDLVILSATSLQEISSLAYQLNPMLKQDTRIFIESSGFVNLEPFVKMSIDFGDLKVFSIMTDYDFRNTGQNTFEQFNSGKKQTIYLGESGTKGKISTQKYPKDVLSILSKFQSLFQKIFPQDVVDLCNSSYLDFLSQQWKIAIPQICFDPLLILMEELKPPQLHEQILAKPLISGFVTEIITISRTMGAKLAQPYDSESELFSHWVEMNHSDAPRLVYHFINRTTPLDIDMLLLQPILIADDHGIKTPYLEFLYSMMCQFQKINNGESQWFTRTDVNDDLRSNLQALSADRNTLAVEVQDLKEYITKREKMWAEERKGHEQYHLSQLSEIKMELSKLKDDVAMERHKNTALTAQINQLKHEQNYVHSYMPMPPQMPAPPSQRAMPSKMAPPSANGSSSQTFNEQANSDSHDDDSSSGTPDMKDIAEFACYGIRYNDTPEKKSGSFSPTSSHGLESATNGDTMYQPVQSSSNSIRERDIDMRRQDGSRRVNSHSGHPPPKPLQMPHQRPSKPQMYPQPSHGMNAARNMVNHNRQMHNSISRNNSLVDPYPPQLGQPIHPHPQTFKKTDRKNRQSYMPSLRNASSTGLDDFSVPQGISRMGNQMFPSRAFSNPQQRMALQNPVMYPAKIPNMNGNPAPQHSVQRQLSTANTFCDGSSMNTIVRQALPQQKKEHVQLTTSQGNSPPRSAQSSIYGNSISVNSIAAVNTANGYDHHNGVHTSSLQVPQMNGSSTPRSSTTGSASSNHSTTPGVDTSQPNLEKIDWKQTPPSSDGSVGDRKSKFGFFARKNKDKK; the protein is encoded by the coding sequence ATGTCGCATCTGAAAGTGCTAACGGTGGGTGATAATCCTAATGTGCTCTTGTATACGTGGAGGTTGCGGCAGGCGAGGGCGGTGGACCTCTACCACGTGAGCGGTCACAAGGTTGGTCAGAAGTTCCATGTTAGTACCAGTCTTTATGGTAGTGATTACTTTCTAATTCAGAACCAATTTGAATCGCTGGAGTCATTGAAGGAGAGTGGGGGTGGGCGTGTACCTTTTGATCTGGTGATTTTAAGTGCGACATCGCTGCAGGAGATTTCGTCGCTGGCGTATCAGCTGAACCCTATGCTGAAGCAGGATACCAGAATCTTCATTGAAAGCTCGGGTTTTGTAAACTTGGAACCTTTTGTAAAAATGTCGATTGATTTTGGCGACCTCAAGGTGTTTTCAATCATGACGGATTACGACTTTAGGAACACAGGGCAGAATACCTTTGAGCAATTCAACTCCGGCAAGAAGCAAACTATATATCTGGGCGAGTCGGGGACCAAGGGGAAGATAAGTACCCAGAAATACCCCAAGGATGTGTTGTCAATTCTATCCAAGTTCCAGTCGCTTTTCCAGAAAATATTTCCTCAAGATGTCGTTGATTTATGCAACTCATCGTATCTTGATTTTCTTTCCCAGCAGTGGAAAATTGCAATACCCCAAATATGCTTTGAtcctttattaattttgatGGAGGAATTGAAGCCTCCGCAGCTGCATGAACAGATCCTCGCGAAGCCTTTGATTTCCGGTTTTGTCACGGAGATTATCACGATATCGCGCACCATGGGGGCCAAGTTGGCACAACCGTACGACAGTGAAAGTGAGCTTTTCAGCCACTGGGTGGAAATGAACCACTCGGACGCTCCACGACTGGTGTATCATTTCATTAATAGAACTACACCTTTAGATATTGACATGCTGTTACTACAACCGATTTTAATAGCAGATGACCACGGTATAAAGACCCCATACCTCGAATTCCTGTACTCGATGATGTGCCAATTCCAAAAGATTAATAATGGTGAATCTCAGTGGTTCACCAGGACAGACGTAAATGACGATCTAAGGTCAAACCTTCAAGCTTTGTCAGCCGACAGGAACACGTTAGCTGTAGAGGTTCAGGACCTGAAGGAGTATATAACGAAGAGAGAAAAAATGTGGGCGGAGGAGCGTAAGGGTCATGAACAGTATCATTTAAGTCAGTTGAGTGAAATCAAGATGGAGTTGTCTAAGTTGAAGGATGATGTTGCAATGGAGAGACACAAGAATACTGCACTAACGGCGCAGATAAATCAGCTGAAACATGAGCAGAACTATGTTCACAGCTATATGCCGATGCCTCCTCAGATGCCCGCTCCTCCTTCACAAAGAGCGATGCCTTCAAAGATGGCGCCGCCGTCTGCCAATGGCAGCTCGTCTCAAACATTCAATGAACAAGCAAATAGCGACAGCCATGATGATGACAGTTCTTCTGGTACGCCAGATATGAAAGATATCGCAGAGTTCGCCTGTTATGGCATAAGATACAATGACACACCGGAAAAAAAGAGTGGCAGTTTTTCACCCACTAGCAGCCATGGGCTTGAGTCGGCGACCAATGGAGATACTATGTATCAGCCAGTGCAGTCATCTTCTAATTCTATACGTGAACGTGATATTGACATGCGGAGGCAAGATGGATCTAGAAGAGTCAATAGCCATAGTGGACATCCTCCTCCTAAACCATTACAGATGCCGCATCAAAGGCCTTCCAAACCACAGATGTATCCTCAACCCTCGCATGGCATGAACGCAGCAAGAAACATGGTAAACCACAACAGGCAGATGCATAACAGCATTTCCCGCAATAACAGTTTGGTGGATCCATATCCACCGCAATTGGGGCAGCCCATTCACCCTCATCCACAAACATTTAAAAAAACGGATAGAAAGAATAGACAAAGCTACATGCCTAGTCTGAGAAACGCCTCCAGTACGGGCTTGGACGATTTCTCTGTTCCACAGGGTATCTCAAGAATGGGAAATCAGATGTTTCCATCCCGTGCATTTTCGAACCCACAGCAACGAATGGCGTTACAAAACCCTGTGATGTATCCAGCAAAGATACCTAATATGAACGGAAACCCCGCGCCCCAGCATTCAGTGCAACGGCAACTTAGCACTGCCAATACATTCTGTGACGGAAGTTCTATGAACACAATTGTGCGCCAAGCGTTAccacaacaaaaaaaagaacacGTCCAACTAACTACTTCACAGGGTAACTCGCCCCCAAGATCTGCACAGTCCTCCATATATGGAAACTCCATTTCTGTGAATTCCATAGCCGCCGTAAATACTGCTAACGGCTACGACCATCATAACGGAGTCCATACTTCTTCCCTCCAAGTACCCCAAATGAACGGCTCGTCTACTCCTCGTTCATCTACTACTGGAAGTGCTTCAAGCAACCATTCGACTACTCCAGGTGTAGATACGAGCCAACCGAACCTGGAAAAAATCGACTGGAAGCAAACCCCACCAAGCAGCGACGGCAGTGTGGGCGACAGAAAGTCCAAATTTGGTTTCTTTGCTAGGAAAAACAAGGATAAGAAATAA
- the EGD1 gene encoding Egd1p (similar to Ashbya gossypii AGL245C) has translation MPIDQEKLAKLQKLSANNKVGGTRRKLAKKAGSSGSSSKDDTKLQSQLSKLKAVTIDHVEEANFFKEDGNVLHFNKVGVQVAPQHNTSVFYGIPQEKSLQDLFPGIIPQLGAESINALTQMAAQLQGGQAGQQHGDLDSIGNKKDEDIPELVQGQSFDADVE, from the coding sequence ATGCCAATTGATCAAGAGAAGTTAGCCAAACTACAGAAGTTATCTGCTAATAATAAAGTAGGTGGCACTAGAAGAAAGCTAGCTAAGAAGGCTGGATCTAGTGGGTCTTCTAGTAAGGATGATACCAAATTGCAAAGCCAATTGTCGAAGTTGAAGGCAGTCACGATTGATCatgttgaagaagccaatttctttaaagagGATGGTAATGTATTGCATTTCAACAAGGTTGGTGTGCAGGTTGCTCCTCAGCACAATACTTCCGTTTTCTACGGTATTCCACAGGAGAAGTCGCTACAAGACTTGTTCCCAGGGATTATTCCGCAATTGGGGGCGGAGTCTATCAATGCGTTGACGCAAATGGCAGCCCAGCTACAAGGCGGTCAAGCGGGACAACAACATGGAGATCTCGACAGCATTGGGAATAAGAAGGATGAAGACATTCCAGAGTTGGTTCAAGGTCAATCTTTTGATGCGGACGTTGAATAA
- the MET31 gene encoding Met31p (similar to Ashbya gossypii AGL246W), with the protein MSDRIFFQRAAEAIMHTSMNGDKVDPTIRELLNRIKYMNPNRGLQADRSQLGGKQGLTGSSSQYAGSNDEGSVVPTTIASEKRTVLNYFDKLLTVGTQSAGANLSPDADSTSNDGTPSEGGVQKRQKKSMPSWGNRKKGHTRDLSSSFTASETPSEERKFHCSKCELVFRRSGDLRRHEKVHLSILPNICSLCGKGFARKDALKRHFNTLTCKRNRQKLLSIGGDISEILEKARQNGAKV; encoded by the coding sequence ATGAGTGACAGGATATTTTTCCAGAGAGCAGCAGAGGCTATTATGCACACTAGTATGAATGGAGACAAGGTAGATCCCACGATACGGGAATTATTGAATAGGATCAAGTATATGAATCCCAATAGGGGTCTACAGGCGGATAGGTCTCAACTTGGTGGTAAGCAGGGTCTTACGGGGTCGTCCTCACAATATGCTGGTTCAAACGATGAAGGTTCGGTAGTTCCCACAACGATAGCGTCAGAAAAACGAACTGTTTTGAACTACTTTGATAAGCTATTAACGGTAGGGACTCAGTCAGCAGGGGCAAATCTTTCGCCGGATGCTGATAGTACTAGCAATGATGGCACTCCGAGTGAGGGGGGGGTGCAGAAAAGACAGAAGAAGTCCATGCCATCTTGGGGAAATAGAAAAAAGGGCCATACAAGAGATCTGTCATCGAGCTTCACAGCGTCTGAGACGCCGTCAGAAGAAAGGAAATTCCACTGTTCAAAGTGCGAACTAGTATTTCGCCGTAGTGGCGATCTTCGAAGACATGAGAAGGTGCATTTATCCATTCTGCCGAACATATGTTCTTTGTGTGGTAAGGGGTTTGCAAGAAAGGATGCGCTGAAACGACATTTTAATACCCTAACTTGTAAACGCAACAGGCAAAAGTTGCTTAGTATTGGTGGTGATATTAGCGAGATACTGGAAAAGGCCAGGCAGAATGGCGCAAAGGTATAG
- a CDS encoding uncharacterized protein (similar to Saccharomyces cerevisiae YPL039W), whose protein sequence is MLVGEDITGLSSLKTTKYVVQVDNAGVPEKRPQYVKDLKRIHKHEKELIILYDFMIIKLTVGLVRKYMHLLFPIKCKGILSSNICCHHRVPLKLNEDGLTYFIKVLICRSKMTRNQLKHMYVLTIKFLSLCDVTGVNYMHCLHHDINKLLVACLVLTHGNDWHRKPPICKRYSKVTGLHEDQIILCCNIVAPILESECLRQRRLMIDQRQQQQDLSNKANIAASFQRYPPPDTIYNHSLPEDKYLLPEELDQFNVFGKLLVKRHFNIR, encoded by the coding sequence ATGTTGGTTGGTGAAGATATTACAGGTTTGTCCTCTTTGAAGACAACCAAATATGTAGTACAAGTGGATAACGCGGGTGTTCCGGAAAAGCGTCCACAGTACGTCAAAGACCTAAAAAGGATACATAAGCACGAGAAAGAGCTGATCATTTTGTATGATTTTATGATAATAAAGTTGACGGTAGGATTGGTTCGCAAGTACATGCATCTTTTATTCCCTATTAAATGTAAGGGCATTTTATCCTCGAACATATGCTGCCATCACCGAGTTCCGTTAAAGTTGAACGAAGATGGGCTAACTTACTTTATCAAGGTACTTATTTGTAGAAGTAAAATGACGAGGAACCAGCTGAAGCACATGTATGTTTTAACAATTAAATTTTTGAGTTTGTGCGATGTAACAGGCGTGAATTATATGCACTGCCTCCATCACGATATCAACAAGCTGCTCGTAGCATGTTTAGTGCTCACGCATGGTAATGACTGGCATAGGAAGCCGCCCATATGCAAAAGGTATTCCAAAGTTACCGGGCTGCATGAAGATCAAATAATACTCTGCTGTAACATTGTTGCGCCTATTTTGGAATCAGAGTGTCTCCGCCAAAGACGCCTGATGATTGATCAGcgacagcagcagcaagatCTCAGCAACAAGGCAAACATAGCAGCATCCTTCCAACGATATCCCCCTCCTGATACAATATACAATCATTCCCTACCCGAAGACAAGTACTTGCTTCCAGAGGAGCTAGATCAGTTTAAcgtatttggaaaattgcTTGTGAAGAGACATTTCAACATCAGATGA